CCTCCACGGCCACGTCGGCGTCGGTCACCGGGGTGCGGTCGGGTTTGCGCTCGACCACGAGGTCGTGCGCCCGGAAGCGGGCGGTGGTGATCGCGTCGGCCTCGTCGGCGAGGCGGAGGGCCAGGGCGAGATCTGCGCGAAGGGCGGACACGCCGGGGATCGTGCCACGCCTACGCTGGGTGGTGTGAGCGTGGTCTTGTTGGCCGAGGACGACCCGGCGATCGCGGAGCCCCTGTCCCGGGCGTTGCAGCGGGAGGGTTACCAGGTCCAGGTCGTCGGTGACGGCCCGGGTGCGTTGCAGGCCGCCGAGCACGGCGGCATCGACCTGCTGGTCCTCGACCTCGGCCTGCCGGGCATGGACGGGCTGGAGGTGTGCCGCCGGCTGCGCGCGGGCGGGCGGGGGCTGCCGGTGCTGATGCTCACCGCCAGGTCCGACGAGGTCGACTTCGTGGTCGGGCTCGACGCGGGCGCGGACGACTACGTGGCCAAGCCGTTCCGGCTGGCCGAGCTGATGGCCCGCATCCGGGCGCTGCTGCGGCGGCGCGCGCCGGGCACGCTGGAGGCCAACGGCGTGCGGGTCGACCTCGCCGCCCGCCGCGTCACCGTGGACGGGCAGGAGGTGCAGCTGGCGAACAAGGAGTTCGAGCTGCTGCGGGTGCTCGTCCAGCGCGCCGGCCAGGTGGTGCACCGCGACGAGATCCTGTCCGAGGTGTGGAACGACCCGGAGCTCAAGAGCAGCAAGACCCTGGACATGCACATGTCGTGGCTGCGCCGCAAGCTCGGTGACACGCGCGGCGTCGAGCGCCGCATCGCGACCGTGCGCGGCGTCGGGTTCCGCTTCAACACCTCCGACTGATGCGCGGCCGCATCCTGCGCGCCATCCTGCTGGCCGTGGCGGTCACCGGGATCGCCCTGGGCATCCCGCTGGGCTACACGG
This portion of the Saccharothrix syringae genome encodes:
- a CDS encoding response regulator transcription factor, whose protein sequence is MSVVLLAEDDPAIAEPLSRALQREGYQVQVVGDGPGALQAAEHGGIDLLVLDLGLPGMDGLEVCRRLRAGGRGLPVLMLTARSDEVDFVVGLDAGADDYVAKPFRLAELMARIRALLRRRAPGTLEANGVRVDLAARRVTVDGQEVQLANKEFELLRVLVQRAGQVVHRDEILSEVWNDPELKSSKTLDMHMSWLRRKLGDTRGVERRIATVRGVGFRFNTSD